One window of Deltaproteobacteria bacterium genomic DNA carries:
- a CDS encoding TetR/AcrR family transcriptional regulator, whose translation MGPWPAVGLTNERSFGYPRTVRAKAPSRPEASPAVPTREAILDAAERLFSARGVDGVAVRDLAREMSLTPSSLYNHFPGKQALYEAVLERGLRPIVDLVAGAAPPGVLGPAQLNATIERLTRHLAVHPHLARLLQRALLEDGKLQAAIGRWASTLYGQGVAVLRAGAVDAGWEPTEVPHLALGLFGIIFAYFTNAPAVRALAGSKEDPFSARALAVQRRFLEKAVYRLLGPQPRRRRPRP comes from the coding sequence CTGGGTCCGTGGCCGGCGGTAGGCTTGACGAACGAACGTTCATTCGGTTATCCCCGCACGGTGCGAGCCAAGGCTCCGTCACGGCCCGAGGCCTCGCCGGCGGTCCCGACCCGAGAGGCCATCCTCGACGCCGCCGAGCGCCTGTTCTCGGCGCGCGGCGTCGACGGGGTGGCGGTCCGCGACCTCGCGCGCGAGATGAGCCTCACCCCGTCGAGCCTCTACAATCACTTTCCCGGCAAGCAGGCGCTCTACGAGGCGGTGCTCGAGCGCGGGCTCCGCCCGATCGTCGACCTGGTGGCGGGCGCGGCGCCGCCCGGGGTGCTCGGGCCGGCGCAGCTGAATGCAACGATCGAGCGGCTCACCCGCCACCTCGCCGTCCACCCGCACCTCGCGCGCCTGCTGCAGCGTGCGCTCCTCGAGGACGGCAAGCTCCAGGCGGCGATCGGCCGCTGGGCGAGCACGCTGTACGGACAGGGGGTCGCGGTCCTGCGTGCCGGCGCGGTCGACGCGGGCTGGGAGCCCACCGAAGTGCCCCACCTGGCGCTCGGCCTCTTCGGGATCATCTTCGCATACTTCACGAATGCCCCGGCCGTCCGGGCGCTGGCGGGATCGAAGGAAGATCCGTTCTCCGCCCGTGCGCTGGCGGTCCAGCGCCGATTCCTGGAGAAGGCCGTGTACCGTCTGCTCGGCCCGCAGCCGCGCCGGAGGAGACCGCGCCCATGA
- a CDS encoding DUF309 domain-containing protein — protein MAAARFPTGFGAAVRRFNAGEFFEAHEGFEELLDEVEGDDRWNLLVALIQVAVGYHKLTSDHPGAARMLRLGAEKLAAFPPVAWGVAVERLRRRIAEDLAALETGGAVGPWPAGTPPRIELVKGGPAAGTG, from the coding sequence ATGGCGGCCGCGCGGTTCCCCACCGGCTTCGGCGCCGCGGTCCGCCGCTTCAACGCCGGCGAGTTTTTCGAGGCCCACGAGGGGTTCGAGGAGCTGCTCGACGAGGTCGAAGGCGATGACCGATGGAACCTCCTCGTGGCGCTGATCCAGGTGGCCGTCGGGTACCACAAGCTCACCTCCGACCATCCGGGTGCGGCACGCATGCTGCGCCTCGGGGCGGAGAAGCTCGCGGCCTTTCCCCCGGTTGCCTGGGGCGTGGCGGTCGAGCGGCTGCGAAGACGGATCGCGGAGGACCTCGCGGCGCTGGAGACGGGAGGGGCGGTCGGCCCGTGGCCTGCCGGGACGCCGCCCCGGATCGAGCTCGTCAAGGGCGGCCCGGCCGCCGGAACCGGCTGA
- a CDS encoding enoyl-CoA hydratase/isomerase family protein, with protein MARGGRIDLGSRHLRATSAEGVLRVVIDRPARRNALTIEMYHGLKKAAVLAERDPGIDVLLITARGDVFCVGGEMGGQHEGGQLLDRETDGFDLLPFVQFERCPKIVLLAVNGMCQGGGLNMVLTSDLALASARATFRAPELLRGVADCFLGARLASRVGLARAKYLLFTAQPLTAAEALAVGLVARVVPHDELEGAVAETVSWVRQTAPGARRALKRDLNRQLPPIDFAMFAESLASDEVREGFAAFVEKRPPAWVRGRR; from the coding sequence ATGGCCCGCGGCGGGCGGATCGACCTCGGGTCTCGTCACCTGCGGGCCACCTCGGCCGAGGGCGTGCTGCGCGTCGTCATCGACCGTCCCGCGCGTCGCAACGCCCTCACCATCGAGATGTACCACGGCCTCAAGAAGGCCGCCGTGCTCGCCGAACGCGACCCCGGCATCGATGTCCTCCTGATCACGGCGCGCGGCGACGTCTTCTGCGTCGGCGGCGAGATGGGCGGCCAGCACGAGGGCGGCCAGCTGCTCGACCGCGAGACCGACGGCTTCGACCTCCTGCCCTTCGTGCAGTTCGAGCGCTGTCCGAAGATCGTCCTGCTCGCGGTGAACGGCATGTGTCAGGGCGGGGGGCTCAACATGGTGCTGACGAGCGACCTCGCGCTGGCGTCCGCGCGTGCGACCTTCCGGGCGCCCGAGCTGCTGCGGGGCGTCGCCGACTGCTTCCTCGGCGCGCGCCTCGCCAGCCGCGTCGGCCTGGCGCGCGCCAAATATCTGCTCTTCACGGCGCAGCCGCTGACCGCCGCGGAAGCGCTCGCCGTGGGGCTCGTGGCGCGCGTCGTTCCGCACGACGAGCTGGAAGGCGCGGTGGCCGAGACCGTCAGCTGGGTGCGCCAGACGGCCCCCGGTGCGCGGCGCGCGCTCAAGCGCGATCTCAACCGCCAGCTGCCGCCGATCGACTTCGCGATGTTCGCCGAGTCGCTCGCCTCGGACGAGGTGCGGGAAGGGTTCGCGGCGTTCGTCGAGAAACGCCCGCCGGCCTGGGTCCGTGGCCGGCGGTAG